In the Glycine max cultivar Williams 82 chromosome 19, Glycine_max_v4.0, whole genome shotgun sequence genome, GTTGGTTCTTCTCGGCCACTTCTCTGCTTGACATAGCGACAGGATCATGATTGATTATCTCATAAGGTAGCACCAATTTTCACAGGGTCaatttctaattattatttaaagcaTTTTTTGAGGTTTCTGAATCATTTAAGACAGATTCTGCACCAATTTCCACAGGGTCAAGTtctatgcattttaattttaaagtgcAGAAGGGAAAGTTTACCCGCACATGTAATAAATTCATAGGTttagatacttttttttttgttgaagagattatttaatatttcgcagctaatttttcttttaatcgtATCAAAGGGGAGGAAGATTTAACACTCAACATATCAACTTGTTCATATCTTGAAACGCTTGGATTGGGACCATCTTAATTAgtttggtgtgtgtgtgtgtgtgtaagtgTAAGTTAATTTTACCGTATTTTAATGACACTTCTAATTCTACTTATAATCCATAAAcgagtaattaataaaattaatcagttagtaaaaaatgaaagagaatttgGATGGTTTTTGCTGCAAAAATAAAGCATTAAACTCATGAAACACATGATTTCAAGAATAATAATGTTCGTTACATATTTTTCACTTTACTTTAAAGCATAGGtgtgttaaattttaataaaaacaataaaaattgtgtAACAACCAAGTGTTGATACTTATGTAAACAGTAAAAACGCAGATGGGAAAAATTGTTCCAATTATTAAAGTTAGTTTCTGCAAGTCCTAGTTAGTTGTCTTCCTTCTTCTGTTgggagttttagaaaaaaagttgaCTTAATCCGCAAGCATAGCATATTCCCATTGACTTggaataactttattttttagaaacacTTGGAATAACTTAATGAGTTCAGAAACGATTGTTCATGACTCAACTCGACCATATTCTTCAAAAGAATTagtcttaaattttataactttattaactttttaaagttaattatttattaaagcatccaatataaaattcattaaaaaatagtatatgcaCTATCTTCATATTATGTACCGATGACAATAAAGGCAAtaacatgataataaaaaatataaattaatatttatgttaattttattattttttctaataacaTCCTTAAAAGTCATATCTACCTTACtggttgataatttataaaaattaaattcatttataagcatttaaagattttttttattataaatatttttttacagaaaattaTTATGTTAGTAATAAAGTTCACATATAGATTCTTTTTTACTCAATTTTCATATGGTTAATTTGTGATTCAAAGATAAGGTAAATTCcggtaaatatattatttattcattaaaatattaattttctattaCAATCTTTTTTAATTGGATAAATGGTTAAATTTATCTCTAAAAGTATGAgacttttgataaattttttcttacaaaataaaaaattcaaatacatctgaatatgaaaaaaatgataaaatgataaattaatcttacacataataataaattgattcttaaatctaataatttattgtcaagttctttaacattataaatgatttttttttactcactatatatatatatatatatatatatatatattggttggcatttaaattttagaatagaGAGAGTTGAGAAGAACGTGAAGCGTGAAAGAAAGATAATGGGTGCTTATTGCAACGGAGACGTTTCGTTGCCACCATCCTACGACGTCGCTTCAGGAGAAGATCCCAGGTTCTGCAAGCACGTTCGCGACAACGTCCATGGCAACATTTATCTCGATTCCGTATTTTTCATCaaccattcattttttttttttttcatttttccgaATTTTACTCTGTTTTAGCTACAAAGAAAGTGAATAtgctaacttttttaaaaaaatcttttttttttgttttgtaattgtTCGTTTTTGCAGCTCAGTTTGAAGTTCATTGACACTGAGCAGTTTCAGAGGCACGTTTggaactttttgttttttctgtaTCTTGTTCTGTTTGGTTATTTGTtaattgtgtgtttttttattattgcagGCTTCGCGAGTTGAAACAACTAGGTGAGTTAATTCCACGTTTCTTGAATCCAATTAATAAGAGAAAGTGGTTTAGAAGCTACTTTGAAATTCAATACACTTGCATTGCATAATTACTTGTTCTAGGCTATGTTTCATGgcattttgcatttttattttccctaAGAACTTTAAAATGATTTGTTTGCTTTTAGATGCTTGAATTGTTTTTTGTAAATGGTAGAGATACATAGCATAGAAATCTTTATGCTTGGAATTTATGCATCTTATGAAGGATCTTAGGTTAGAGAGTGGACCAAGATTTTCAGTTGTAGTCAACTCAGTTGCAGTTTTGTAGCGATCCTTGATGTTACGGGACATTATAGGCAAATGTGGTTCATGTGGCTGCAATTGCGGTCATGGTAAGTTAAAAGACCTTGAAATTGAGGGCAAAATTTTAGACgtggatcattttttaaaaccactagtggaacatttttttttttttaacatttcccTGGCATGCCTGTATGTTTTGTAGTGGTTGAAATCAGGTTAATACATAAAATGGAGTAAATAAACTACCAATTACTAGGTTGGACTGTTGtagtatttatgttattttgctAGCCGGGGAATTTCATGGGAAAGTTGATTTTGCTGCTTTGGGGTTTCAAATATATTCTACAAAGTATGCCGAGATCTTGTCTTAagttcaatttaaaatataccAAAAGAAGATGCTTTTATTTGTCATCATTATTCATTTTTCATGTGTGTGTCATGAAAAgtgttgtgtacttttaatgaGTTTTACTTACAGGAAAAGAGTACCATGCATGTGTATAGTAAAATAGATTTTTGGAAGTTCATTTATATTTGCATTATAGCTTAGTTTTGATATTGAAATGACACTGTTAAAGAGTATAGCTTCACAATTTGGTAAGAGTGAAACTCTTTTTGCTTTTCAACAAGATTATTGTTACACAAATTTTGCTTCATGATGCATTGACATATCATATTAATCGatgctaaaagaaaaaagtaaggtaattatgataaataatgtgatatgatataaaaaaagagaaaaagaaaataataaatactagtATTTCTGAATTTTCACTTTTATGTTACTAAGAGCCCAAGAGGAAAGCACATATTGAGTTTTAtggaaacttttaaaaaatactctTTTGTGCATTTATGCTATGACATAACTAACACAAGTAGGTCCACTGTTTGATTCCCTGCTAACTACTAACACTAATAAATCTATctctatcaataaaaaattcacCTGTGATGCAATGGAATATGACGAGGATCTTGTGAAATATTCTTTAGGTCTCTCAGAAGAtaagaagtttatttttttaattacaaagtaGTTTCTGTCATTTTCATGTAACCTGTATGAGGAAGACTGTTGGTGTAAAAGGTGATATTTAAAACTGCTTCAAACACTGTCATGTCATTGATGCACACATGGGTTGATATCCCCTTTTGAATATTCAGTATGTATGATCTCTCCAAtaaatcaatttgttttatgtttcagGTTTTACGAACATGGTTTATCCAGGTGCTGTGCATTCCAGATTTGAGCATTCTCTTGGTGTGTATTGGCTTGCCAGTCAATGTGTGGAAAAGCTTAAAACTTATCaagtataaaattatgttaaacaTTTTACCCTTCTAAAGGTTAAAGTCTTTGACAGGATGCTAATTTATGCTTGTGATCTTGCAGGGCTTGGAGCTTGGTATAAATAGATTTGATATTCAAACAGTGAAACTTGCAGGTATCTTATGTTTCTTAGAACTGCTGATGATATTAAtccaatatatgtatatatgaataatttttaccaTTGATGCCATCATTTCTGTAGGACTTCTGCATGATGTGGGACATGGCCCTTTCAGCCACTTGTTTGAGCGCGAGTTTCTTCCCCAAGTTATCAGTGGTTCTGATTGGTaatcttatttatttcatttttctctgtATTTTTCCCTCATAATGTTTAGAGAAAAGTTGTTCTTCTGTTTGCATTTGTAAAATCCTTAATAAGATATTTAAGTTTTATCTGAtttgtcttaaatttatattgtcATCATAATTCATTTAACATGTGTCATATTTTGTATGTTGTAGGTCACATGAACAAATGTCAGTCGATATGGTTGATTATATTGTTGATGAACACCATATTGATGTTGACCCTCAAATGATAAGAAGAGTCAAGGTAAAGCTACTATTTACCGTTATCTTTTTCCTGCATTAGATTAAGTGTCTTCAGATTCTGAGCATCACTTCTTGACCATTATCTTCATGAAATCTTAGTTAAATTAATTGACAAAGTTCTCAGTATAATAGACTAGGTGCTTATGTGGAAACAACTTTGTTTCTAGCTTAGAAACACTGAACTTCTTTGAaacataatatacataaaaTGCAATAAATGTGCAGATAACAAATAGTAGTTCTTTGTTCAATGGTAGTCTTCAGTAGGAAATGTGTGTTCAAGGTTTGGCCCGGACTTCTTCAAAACAGGTTTAGAAGGTTGTCTAGCTTCCATTTTCCCATCTCTTCCTGTGTGTGGATATCCTAACTAAGTTGAAAGAGCAATTAAGCGGGCTTATGTTCACATAGAGATGTAGTTGTTCACTTATTCTGCATAAGAAGCATACTGCAGCTCTCAGATAAATGGAAAGTTGAAAGAGCTTTGCATCTTCATCCTAATGGGTGGTTAATGTTGGCAGGAGATGATACTGGCAAGCTCTGAATATGCTCCTCCAAGggtaatgtttttaatttattctattttatattttctattctcccggtgtatttattattagttttgatGGATGATTTTGTTCTTATCAAAGGTATTTGTTACCAACGcctcctcttcttttatttttttccctatttGTTGGTTTAGAGCTCAAGTGAGAAAAGTTTCTTGTATGATATTGTTGCAAATGGCCGAAATGGAATTGATGTTGACAAGTaagtttgataaaatttaacagTCAAGTctcatttataattattttgtatatacTCTGTTTCATGTATTCTTTAGGTATCTGAGCATTTGACTTTGCTATATGGTAACACTTTTGTGGAAACTATTGATTTGCAGATTTGATTATCTTCTCCGTGACTGTCGAGCTTGTGGTCTAGGATGCAACTTTGAATTTCGAAGGTTTCAcgaatttcttttaaataactTGTTTCTTTCAGtggtttgataatttttattagctAGAAAGTAAACTTAAATAAAGGTTATATATCACTCCTAGCATCTTAAATTGTTATTTACCTACAACAGGTTATTGGAGACAATGCGGGTTTTGGATGATGAGATTTGTTATCGTGCTAAGGACTGTTAGTGTCATAtctcaaacatttttttcataataccTTTCTGTTTTTCTAATTCAACAGTGTTTCTAATTGTCCCTTGCTTTTGGCTGTGCAATTTGCTAGACCTCACCATCCACAAAATGTTTGTCACCCGTGCTGATCTTTATAGAACAGTTTATACACATCCAAAAGTGAAGGTATGAAGTAGTTATTTTATTAGGaggattattttatttgttcattTAGGTAGACCCCtgtcttttgttttattattttttcccatGTATTTGGCATCCATAAGCTAACCCTTCTTGGCTTTTAAGGTTTCTAATCCCATCTTGATGTTTCCAGGCAATAGAGCTTATGGTGGTTGATGCACTTGTTCACGCTAATAGTTATTTGGGGATTTCGTCTAACATACATAATCCTTCTGAGTACTGGAAGGTTATGAGGGCTTCTTACAAATAAACTtgtattaaaagcatttttaCAATGTTCTATTGAgtcataaaaaaacaatttacttAAAAATGCAGCTGGATGACACAATAATTAAAACTATTGAGACAACTCCAAATCAAGAACTAAAGGAGGCCAGGGAGTTGATCCTGCGCATTCGAAGGAGGAAATTGTATCAGGCATGTTTGAACCTGTTGTTTTACTGTGATTATTGGTTACATGCTGCAATTACCTAATTATTTAGTGATATTTTCTCAAGCTGTTCGCCACGAATTCCACGCAAACTATTGTGTGGctgtatttaaatttacattacCCTAAAATGCTTGTGTGATTAAAATTGTCTAGTCTTGCTGAAGCTCAGGaagtttctcttttgttttgcagtTTTGTAATGAGTATCCTGTACCGAAGGATATGCTGGACAATTATAAGAAGGTCACTGCTCAAGATATTGTTTGTTCTCAGGTCTTCAATCTTGTTAAACCTTCTCATTTGCATGTAGTTTACCTATGATTCTTGCTCTTCAATGAGGAATTccattattttatatgtaaaacaTTTGACAGAAGAGTGGTGGAGTTACACTGAAAGAGGAGGATGTAGCTATTTGTAATGTCAAAATTGATTTGACTCGTGGAAAGCATAATCCTCTGGAAAGGTATTCAGCGAAGAATAATCATGCATGCTGAATATAGACCTTCTGTTTGTTTTAACTTCCTAATATCATATCctaatgtattatttttctctcttctggTGCATGTTTCTGTGGCAGCATCCACTTTTTCAAGGTACATCGATGAACCTTCCTAAGTATCTTTTATCAAGATATTTCATCAATaatcttctattttaattgGTTTTGCTGGTGTCTATATCGTATTTGTGGATTATGCTTTCTTTTTGGACTAGTAAACCCTCTTGCTCGTGCAGTTTGATGGTTCCAAGCTAATTAATTCTAGTTTAAACCGTGATTTATTACTTCGTTTGGGATTCTTTGCTGCATATGTTGAAAACTATATGAATTAAAGCGTGTTGGGCGCCTTATGATTGGTGTTTTGGAATTAAATTATCACTAGCTGTAATACATTTACTGGTTCAATCTTGTATTCAGGATTACGAAAGTGATGAGAAATTTACAATACCTGATGATCGCATAAGCCACTTGCTACCTACATCTTACCAAGATATGATAGTTAAGGTGTACGCCAAAAAGCCAGAACTGGTTAGTGGAATATTAAATCCTATGCAAGTTTGAACTTGATTGCGTTACACATTCAGGTTGGATTCACTTTTGCTTTGTACAATCCTTTAGGTGGAGGCAATTTCAGAggcttttgaaaattttcagttGAAAACATATGGCATCAAAGCACAGGCACATTCAACGCCACAGAAGAAGCGTCGTTACAATCCATTTATATAAGGGGAAAAGTTATCATTACTATGATACTATTTTTTTGGCCTTCTGTCTCACCCTATTTTGGTATAACATATTCCATAGTTGAAATATAGTGTAAGTCAACAGAAACCAATGCCTACTTTCAAAGGTTGTATTTGAGTTACCATATCGAAGAGTCAATTACATGTATAGCAATGGTCAAGTGTAACAGTTTCATTTAGCTTTAATTGGCAGTGAGAGCAATCTTTATTTGTCAATGCTAGTTGGCAGTTACAACTTGCAAATGTTTCCCAAATATCTTGTTCAAATTGGACCAGTTTTCATGGACGAGAATGCATCTCTAGTGTGCCCTTCTATACTACTAAGCATTCATTACGTTAATTACGACATTATTGTGTCTAGTTGGAAACAAAAAAAGTCAGCTAATTAATTAACTTGATTTCAATGTTTtggataaaattgattttgggaTTTTGACCCCTAAGGCAAGGAAATAATGTTGGATTGCCAAGTTGACTCCTTATGGTAGAATATCTAACAGCATATGCGTCTCGTGACCAAGAAAACTTGTGGTGTTGAAGCCACATAAGTCATAGGACCCGGTGCTTATCTTAAAATCTTAACATATTTCATGCCTACACCATGATGatatttgatgaatttttcCGTTTTCAATGATATGAACTATGAATATAAActttactttttacttttttagctTTTTCTACCACTCTTTTTTTTGGGCCTATTATGTGTATTGGTAAGGGCCGtcttagtttttgttttggATTGTCATGCCTCTAAGATCACGGGTGGTACTACTTACAAGTTACAAGTGATAGCTCTTAATAAAAATCTCGAGCATTTTGCGATTCAGTTGAAACTTGACCTCGTGATTCATGACTATTTTGAGACTTGAGAGACATCTTTTTTGGTCACATTAAAGTCCAAAGTAGGCTTTTCACGGTTAAGCATTAAGCAAATCAACATAGAGACAGCAACGTTACTTACCCTTCTAATTCATTGCAAGGCAAAAGCCTTTTACCTCTCATATTTccttttagtattttctttttggaatTCAAGCATAGATTTTCAAATATACACGAGGGATGTCACATGAATAAATATgtcatagttttttaaaatttaaaatcttgttAAAATTCGAGATGTCGGTGATGTTTGACATGAGTGTTCAATATATATGACACGGAATTTTAAAAGGTAAATTTAATTAACTGTTTGAAATTATACCAAAGTTAACATTTGAATTGGAATTAGTGCACATCTGGCAACAACCAAAGaagcattttcttttcttcctaaaTTTGGATATACACCATAGAATTGAATAAgattattatctatttatttatctattggtGAAGATAAATCAAGTCCAGGCCGTATTCTAAATTAGGATAATAATATGTTACTTTTTTGTAGTCATGATTCCAAAGTGTTAACACCAACTAAAACATCGTGATCATTGAAAATTTGAGAGCATCTTGAAGGGAAACCAAATCAAAAGAGTTCATCCATCTATTCTTGATATTTCAGTTTTCAATCAAATAATCATGATGATCCGAGGTTATGTAGGTGACCATGGCCCataaaaattagtttgattCTTACATTGACACCTTGCTTGAGCTATGCTATTTTATAAGAaggaattgtttttatttttttaactttcctcTTTTTCAAACAAGCAGTGTGGGGTAACATAGAATATCACATTTGGTGGCTAAAACTCccagtttgtttttttatttttatttctcatgcTTTATTTAGAACAAAGTAgtacttcaaaattcaaatgcaaCCTTCCCCAGATGACATGTTCAAGCTTGTCATTGAAATTATCTTTCAGCAAAAggaatttttttccctttattaGAAGAAGTCTTAAACAAGCCAATACTAGAGAAAGTTGGTAATGTACTAAACCACTCATGAGGGGGTCAAATTGGCATTGATGGCAAATGACGGTAAGAAAATAGACCAGGGAAAACGAA is a window encoding:
- the LOC100803621 gene encoding deoxynucleoside triphosphate triphosphohydrolase SAMHD1 homolog isoform X1, which gives rise to MGAYCNGDVSLPPSYDVASGEDPRFCKHVRDNVHGNIYLDSLSLKFIDTEQFQRLRELKQLGFTNMVYPGAVHSRFEHSLGVYWLASQCVEKLKTYQGLELGINRFDIQTVKLAGLLHDVGHGPFSHLFEREFLPQVISGSDWSHEQMSVDMVDYIVDEHHIDVDPQMIRRVKEMILASSEYAPPRSSSEKSFLYDIVANGRNGIDVDKFDYLLRDCRACGLGCNFEFRRLLETMRVLDDEICYRAKDYLTIHKMFVTRADLYRTVYTHPKVKAIELMVVDALVHANSYLGISSNIHNPSEYWKLDDTIIKTIETTPNQELKEARELILRIRRRKLYQFCNEYPVPKDMLDNYKKVTAQDIVCSQKSGGVTLKEEDVAICNVKIDLTRGKHNPLESIHFFKDYESDEKFTIPDDRISHLLPTSYQDMIVKVYAKKPELVEAISEAFENFQLKTYGIKAQAHSTPQKKRRYNPFI
- the LOC100803621 gene encoding deoxynucleoside triphosphate triphosphohydrolase SAMHD1 homolog isoform X2 — encoded protein: MGAYCNGDVSLPPSYDVASGEDPRFCKHVRDNVHGNIYLDSLSLKFIDTEQFQRLRELKQLGFTNMVYPGAVHSRFEHSLGVYWLASQCVEKLKTYQGLELGINRFDIQTVKLAGLLHDVGHGPFSHLFEREFLPQVISGSDWSHEQMSVDMVDYIVDEHHIDVDPQMIRRVKEMILASSEYAPPRSSSEKSFLYDIVANGRNGIDVDKFDYLLRDCRACGLGCNFEFRRLLETMRVLDDEICYRAKDYLTIHKMFVTRADLYRTVYTHPKVKAIELMVVDALVHANSYLGISSNIHNPSEYWKLDDTIIKTIETTPNQELKEARELILRIRRRKLYQFCNEYPVPKDMLDNYKKVTAQDIVCSQSGGVTLKEEDVAICNVKIDLTRGKHNPLESIHFFKDYESDEKFTIPDDRISHLLPTSYQDMIVKVYAKKPELVEAISEAFENFQLKTYGIKAQAHSTPQKKRRYNPFI